GACTAATtgttccttttcccctttttgctAGGCTGTTGTTTCTCATTTACTGAAGGATTTCTTTTTGTTCTTTACTAATTCAATCTTGATAGTTGCAAAATGTCACCAATTATGGACTGTAGCATTATAGTCATATATATGGGCCTGAGGCACCTTTTAAAAATGTATGCTTGCGGTTAAGGGCATGAATAAATGCATTAGGACAATATGTGCATATGTTCCATGAAACATGTGATGCTAATAAGGTTATGCAAACCAGAAAGTACAAGCTTGGAGTGAGTTTCTAACTCAACTAGTCAACTCACTCAGGATGGTTTAACAATTAACAGAAAAACTGGTGGTCATTGATCTAAAAGTAATATATCTACGTGAACACCAATCATTGAAAAGTTTTGAATAATTTCAAACAAGTATGCACTGACCATACACATTTAACAATAGTATTTAGAAATTTTGAGAGCTTTattcagaaaagaaaacagcatccccaaaaaaaagaaaaggaaacagcAAATACTTGCTTCTGTGAAAAAAGAAAGGCCTCTGGAACATAAATGGCAAATCTTATTGAGTTTATGAGTATAGACTTTTCAAAGTTGCCTCATGGGTGAACAAATGCATATCTCCTCTCAACCATGGTGTTATACTCACCTGAGTgaaatgttttttaaaaaaatgtctgTAACTGCAGGAAATTCAGAAGCACTTTGTTGATTACATGATAAATGACTCGCTTGGTGCCATCTCAACTGCCCACTTGATTCACGCGGACCGTTCGCCACTGAAAGCTCGGAGTCCCGAGTGCCTCCAGCTGGCAACTCTGCATTCCATGGCAGTTGACTTCGCCAAGACGGGAGCTCCAGCTGAAATGCCGCGAACATTGAGGCCGAGGGAGTACCCCGACTTCATGGAACGGTGGGAGAAGCCGATGTACATCTCCAATGGTGTTCTTGGCAAGCTCTACCGATCAGCGATGGGTCACATGGAGAAATCAGGAGATTCAGGAGCTCTCTCATCATCCTCAGCACAACCAAGCCCCACATACGATCCTGACCTCGAGGTCCCTGGCTCTGACGAATTCCTGCAAGCTGCAGAGGAGTACTACGAGCTGTACGAGGAGAAACTGACCACGCTGATGAACTACTACCGTGCGGAGCTCGAGGACGAGATCCTGACGGGCAACATCCGGAACAAGATGCTGTACCTGAAGAGGGACAACAAGAGGTACTTCGAGATGAAGGACCggatcgtcgccgccgtcgacgccctgCACAGGGAGGCGAGGGGCTGGCTGCTGAGCTCCAGGAAGGAAGAGGACGCGTCGCGGATGGCGTCGGCGTGGTACCGCGTGACGTACCACCCAGACCGCCGCCGCGGGAAGCGGTTCTGGAGCTTCCCGTGGATCGCCTGCGACAACCTGCTGGCGATCAAGGCGTCGAGCCagctcaggcggcggcggcagaaggACGATGACTCCACCGCGGTGGTGCAGATGGACTGCAGCGCCTGATGTGGCAGAGGATTCTCTGACTTTgagtgactgacatgtgggcctgcTGGATAAGGGATCCATGGGTCAGTGACAAGTTAGAGGGAAATAAATTAGAGGTTCTCTGACGCGCCGTCCTAAGTGAACTTTCAACTGCACAGTTCATTGCTGTGCGCCTGTGCCTGTACGCTGTACAAATCTGGTTCGACTAATCTTAGCTGAGCTGAACAGCAGAGCTCCGGCTCGCAACTTGGAAGAGGAAAGAGTTTGATGATGAACACCTACGTAGAGTAAAAGTTCCTCTTCCTAATAAAAGAGTCTTAGTGCTGATCTACCGGTAAGGTGGAGGCTTCCATTTCTTGTTTTCTGCGAAGGAAAgaaacttagggtgtgtttagttcacacaaaaattgaaagtttaattgaaaGTGAACGATGtaacgaaaaagttggaagttcatgtgtgtaggaaagttttaatgtgatgaaaaggttactccctccgtcccataacataagggattttgagtttttgtttgcactctTTGATccctcgtcttattcaaaaaaatttaaaattattatttattttttttgtgacttgctttattatccaaagtactttaaacacaagttttcgttttttatatttgcacaaaatttttgaataagacgagtgtcaaacgttacaagaaaaacttaaaatcccttatattatgaaacggatggagtagtttgaagaaaaagttggaaattaAACCAGACCTTACAGGGCAATCAGTAGTACAACCAGCATATAGTGGAACCTGGAACTTTGCACTCCAGATTTCCAATATGAAATGCAGAAATGCACCGAGCAGGTAGCAGCGTTTAGCTCAGCCTCTAGGTAATTGGACACCCACGGGTGACGATCCCCACTGTTCGTTTTGTTTAGGCAGGTGGTCTGCTTACTTGCTTACATATCTTTTTCTCGAAAGAGCGCTGCTTGACTAGCTGACTGTTCTTACAAGTGACATCAGTCGAGCGAGCTTTTGAGCGGATTTCATATATCGAAATCCTTCCAAACTTTCGAATGACTTCGAAGGTTTGTCGTGATTATCGACGCTGCGAATCAGTAAAATTTGGTAGAATTTGATACTAATACTCGGAGTATCGAACCAGATTGGTTTTGTACTAGTCGAAACCGAAACCACCTGCACCTTTGGCGGTAAAACCGCACGAGAAAAGCAAgcgacgccgaggaggagcAAACAAACGGCAACCTACCTACCATATACGAGTCGGACACGGAGCGAGCAAGTCGCCGGAGTTCTTGGTCCAACTCCCCATAAGAGCAGCCGGCCGGAAGTTGGACCACACGCTCCACTCCAATCCAACTCGTCGTCGTACGTCTCCCTCCTCTCGCACCGAACCAAATCCCCAtcgcgccgcggcggtggcgaggcgtgCGTACGTACGTGATGCCGGGACCGGGGGCGCACCTGCTGTACGCGCTGTcgggcggggcggcgctgtCGCGGCTGGCCggggcggcgcggttcgggccGCACCACTGCGCCGTCTACGCCGCCAACGCCTTCCTCGGCCCGGACCTCGGCTCCTTCGCCGAGTGGCTCGCCTCGTTCCTCCCCTCCTcgtcctcggccgccgccgccgtgggggaCCTCGCCATGGGCGTCGTCCACCACCCGTTCTACTACCCgctcctcctcggcttcccgctCGCCTGCCTCTACGCCTGGCTCTCCCGGCGgctgctcctcgccggcgtcctcgACGAGCCCTCTCGGGTGGGGGCACCGCCTCTTCTCCTAATCCCCTCCTGGATTTGCTTTCCTATTAATTAAACCATTTTTTTAATCGCTTCGGTCGCCAAATTGATATCTAGTATTAATTAAACCATTTTTTTAATCGCTTCGGTCGCCAAATTGATATCTAGTATTAATTAAAGAGCAATGCTACACGTAttaaatttttcttactaaacttttactaacaatcatctcaaccgtttgatttaagtaAATGGAAGTTACCTAGATGCACtcatagcatgacacatcagtgttggtaagaatttagtaagaaaaagttagtacgtATAGCCTTTTCCTTAATTAAACCATTTTTTTAATCGCTTCGGTCGCCAAATTGATATCTAGAAGCAGCCTTGGGATTGTTTGTTCGAATTAACTAAAGCTGGAACATCCGCTACCTATGCCAGTAGTACATACCTTCTGTTGTCtcatttggatcaattaaacaATTAGCACGGCAGCATTGCTCAGTAGAATCCCAACCTGCAATTTTTGCAAATGGAAGGAACATATCTGCTACCTGTGCCAGTAGTACATTCCTTATGTTGTCTCATTTggattaattaaacaattagcACGGCAACATTGCTCAGTACTAGAATACCAACCTGCAATTGCAAATGGAAGGACACAGATATAAGCAGCACATTGTAGATCTAGCTCTAGTGTCCAGGCGCCTCTGCTGATTATTTGGGTTATTCTTCCATGTTTGAATTTGTACTGATATCGACGTTGATGCAGGTGGCACTAAGCAGGAGACAATGCTTCTACCTTATCACGGCAGGCTCGCTCTCCCATTTCTTTTTGGATCACTTGTTTGAGGTGAGAATGTGCTCCAATGTCTCTGTGCCCCATTTAGTAGCACTTTATCCATCCAAAAAGGCGTCGCATGCTTATTAGGCTAATTTTTTTCGTCGTGTTTTCCTCTGCAGGAGAATGGGCACTCTACGATGTATACTTGGATTCTGAGCACTGGTTGGTGGGTAGGCCGTGCTCCTATCAATTCGGATGCAGTGGTTATTGTAGGCCTTCTTTGTATTTGCCTCGTGCTGGGGTTTGTGTACATTAACAGGTGTGAACTCTGCTTCATAGATGCACTATGTGTTTTTACATTATTATTAATAAACATCCCTGGCCTCGGCATCATGGATGCACACAGCCAACAAGTAGGCTATGTACATAGCTGTAAAGGAGATCTAGACACTTGACTAGAAAACTTGGATCCTTGCTGATGCTTTAGAAATTAAAAGTTTCTTACTAGTACCAGAATTTTGAATATCACTCTTTCTACCAACTAGTAAGTATACTGATCATGTTGCTAACAACATCTTGTTCTATGTTTTGGCAGAGTGAAGCATGAAAAATCAGCCACTCAAAAATCAAACCAATCTTTCTTCCTCATCGTGGTGATAGCTATCTTGTACTGTATGTGGTGTGCCACTCAGATATACCTGCGAAATCCACCTCAACCAGCCATAGGTGAAGAGGCTGATCTTGGAGTGATAATATTTGTTGCCATTTACCTTTTTCTCCCCCATGGCTTGTGTGCCCTGTCAATGAACCAGAATGATTATGCTGAACTGGAAGGGATCCAACTTCGATAATGTGCCATATGGTGGTGTACTTTTATCCTAATCTACAAAGAACATCATTTTTTGAAGTCTGCTCGCTCCTCCATGTTgtaatcatatttattttctaataataaTTGGCTAATTGCCAGGGATTTATGTTTTCTCTAGTGCAAAAATACTTCTAGCGAAGACTTAGGAGTTAGGATTATGGAGTTCAGGATGATACTGGCACTGTATTATCAGTTGTGATAGCAATAAACTTCTATTGGCAGTGGTGTTCAAAACATCCCAGCAAGTTCTGTTTTCCACTTTAGAATATACATTTCAAAGTTATGATATGATTTGAAAAAGCTTACCCTGGACATTATCTTTCCTAATATGAGGCATGATTTCTTCTTATTAGGTCATACTATTTGCTTAGCTGCAATTATTGTGGTAAACTGTGAATCTAGATTTACTGTCTCTAGATCTAACATATattaattctttctttttttaatgcaaAATCTATTTACTCTTGCATAGATGAAAAGTATATCAGTTAATTAGTATATTTCCTGGTGTGTATCTCAAACACAGCTGAATTATGCTCACATAAATGCACGCAAATGTTTAAACATGTT
This window of the Oryza sativa Japonica Group chromosome 4, ASM3414082v1 genome carries:
- the LOC4336093 gene encoding uncharacterized LOC4336093, which produces MPGPGAHLLYALSGGAALSRLAGAARFGPHHCAVYAANAFLGPDLGSFAEWLASFLPSSSSAAAAVGDLAMGVVHHPFYYPLLLGFPLACLYAWLSRRLLLAGVLDEPSRVALSRRQCFYLITAGSLSHFFLDHLFEENGHSTMYTWILSTGWWVGRAPINSDAVVIVGLLCICLVLGFVYINRVKHEKSATQKSNQSFFLIVVIAILYCMWCATQIYLRNPPQPAIGEEADLGVIIFVAIYLFLPHGLCALSMNQNDYAELEGIQLR